The nucleotide window GAAGTCGTCCACCCCGGCTCCGGCGACGGTGAGCTTCACCGACGAGCCGCGATACTCGATGTTCTCGACGACGCCGGTGAAGCCGAGGCCGGGCGCGGAGGCCGGCCCGATCCGCACCCGGTCGGTGCGCACGGCGATGTCGATGGGCGCGTCCGCGTCCTGCGGGGTGCCGATGGCGGAAAACAGCCCGCCGCCGGCCGGGGCGATGCTGACCCCGCGCTCGTCGTGGTCCGCAAGGCGCCCGGAGATCACGTTGTGGTCGCCCATGAAGCGCGCGACGAAGGCGGTGGCGGGCCGCTCGAACACCTCGCGCGGCGCCGCCGCCTGCTCGATCCGCCCGGCATTCATCACCACGATCACGTCGGCGAGCGCCATCGCCTCTTCCTGGGAGTGGGTGACATGCACGAAGGTGATGCCGAGCGAGGCCTGCAGCCGCTTCAACTCGGCGCGCATCTTCACCTTCAGGAACGGGTCGAGCGCCGACAGCGGCTCGTCGAGCAGCAGGGCCTGCGGATCGGTGATCAAGGCGCGGGCGAGCGCCACGCGCTGCTGCTGGCCGCCGGACAGCTGCGCCGGCCGGCG belongs to Stappia indica and includes:
- a CDS encoding ABC transporter ATP-binding protein: MSKAAAIDIASVTKVYGSTTAVHAISLKIPAGSYCCLLGPSGCGKSTTLRMIAGHESISGGDVRLGNQVVTDLPPARRGTSMMFQSYALFPHLDVTDNVAFSLKMKGVAREERRRRALDMLQLVHMEPYAARRPAQLSGGQQQRVALARALITDPQALLLDEPLSALDPFLKVKMRAELKRLQASLGITFVHVTHSQEEAMALADVIVVMNAGRIEQAAAPREVFERPATAFVARFMGDHNVISGRLADHDERGVSIAPAGGGLFSAIGTPQDADAPIDIAVRTDRVRIGPASAPGLGFTGVVENIEYRGSSVKLTVAGAGVDDFTAIVSDTDFFAAPVKVGDAAPLAWDREDAIVLGRLAS